The Psychrosphaera ytuae genome includes a region encoding these proteins:
- a CDS encoding DODA-type extradiol aromatic ring-opening family dioxygenase, with product MSSKPQILFLSHGGGPMPLLGDAGHTEMVDCLKSITSLLRKPSAIVVVSAHWEEKLPTITAGESPSLIYDYYGFPEESYSITYPCKGEALLANKIHEKLERVGIACNLDKQRGFDHGLFIPLKIMYPDADIPCIQLSLLNNLSPAEHISIGQALQGLDYEDLLLIGSGFSFHNMKAFFAPETTESKDLNEAFESWLLDTCSNTNISEEERKQRLCEWVKAPGARFCHPREEHLLPLHVCYGLAGGACAESFELKILNMKSSMYLW from the coding sequence ATGAGCTCGAAACCTCAAATATTGTTCTTGTCGCATGGCGGCGGGCCAATGCCTCTTTTGGGCGATGCTGGGCATACAGAAATGGTTGATTGCTTAAAAAGCATAACATCTTTATTACGTAAACCATCGGCCATTGTGGTTGTGAGTGCACATTGGGAAGAGAAATTGCCAACAATTACTGCTGGCGAGAGCCCATCGCTTATATATGATTATTATGGATTTCCAGAAGAATCTTACAGTATTACCTATCCATGCAAGGGCGAGGCACTGCTTGCAAATAAAATACACGAAAAGCTAGAGCGTGTTGGCATTGCTTGCAATCTCGATAAACAAAGGGGCTTTGATCACGGTTTGTTCATACCGCTAAAAATAATGTACCCAGATGCTGATATTCCTTGTATTCAGTTGTCGCTTCTTAATAACTTAAGTCCTGCCGAGCATATTAGTATTGGTCAGGCGCTACAGGGCTTAGACTATGAAGATTTACTTTTGATAGGGTCAGGATTTTCTTTTCACAATATGAAGGCCTTTTTTGCTCCAGAAACTACGGAGTCAAAAGATTTGAATGAAGCATTTGAGTCTTGGTTATTGGATACTTGTTCAAACACAAATATCTCGGAAGAAGAAAGAAAACAAAGACTGTGTGAATGGGTAAAAGCGCCGGGTGCTCGGTTTTGCCACCCTCGAGAAGAGCACCTATTGCCTTTGCATGTCTGCTACGGCTTAGCAGGCGGCGCATGTGCAGAATCGTTCGAGCTGAAGATTCTCAATATGAAGTCAAGTATGTACCTATGGTAG
- a CDS encoding pyridoxine/pyridoxamine 5'-phosphate oxidase: MLTLWKSRIDEQLVNKISQIWKTAKINSPLNQKSAVCISTIDSLGFPQARFVDLKEIGPTGFTFCTSYNSDKGKHLLKNPNVSLVAWWDHIGYQIRVVGTAAPISTKVADKYWLTRSKEAQVATNCFKQSETWSSQASMESHFSKALTESEKSISRPNSWGGFTIEPHSIEILKFKPNRVHAREKYFLEHQSWKMQLLQP; the protein is encoded by the coding sequence GTGCTTACACTTTGGAAATCACGGATCGATGAACAGCTAGTTAATAAAATTAGTCAAATTTGGAAAACAGCAAAAATAAACTCGCCCCTCAATCAAAAGAGCGCAGTGTGCATATCGACCATAGATTCATTGGGTTTTCCTCAAGCTCGATTTGTCGACCTCAAAGAAATCGGTCCGACAGGCTTTACCTTTTGCACATCATACAACTCAGACAAAGGTAAACACTTGTTGAAAAACCCCAACGTTTCCTTAGTCGCTTGGTGGGACCACATTGGCTACCAAATTCGAGTTGTAGGTACAGCAGCTCCAATCTCAACAAAGGTTGCGGATAAATACTGGCTCACTCGCTCTAAAGAAGCACAAGTCGCTACCAACTGTTTTAAACAAAGCGAAACCTGGAGTTCACAAGCCTCTATGGAGAGTCATTTCTCAAAGGCACTTACAGAATCCGAAAAATCCATCTCGCGACCAAACTCTTGGGGCGGCTTCACTATCGAACCTCACTCAATAGAAATACTTAAATTTAAACCCAATCGCGTGCATGCCAGAGAAAAATACTTTCTTGAGCACCAATCTTGGAAAATGCAGTTGTTACAGCCTTAA
- a CDS encoding Rossmann-like fold-containing protein, whose translation MYLPKHARVVTIGDGDLSFSRALLAHIPAEQLLATTYDDEHVLRDKYAINALDDLKKAGVATLHGIDITSGNSLAELQAFEADIVIFNHPLVPTQKSYSQYQKERDKSANLMNRNLLYHFLKHSFETILSISGLRLCYITTKSVKPYSHWHIETSLCHQQPFRYLGQEPFEVSLFKNYLVRNVDRDKCVKHEASDIYVYSDQADHSIQPRLTKFKYTADNHCPLCRKGPFENESDWALHCNTRIHKAQQQYSDAWFRHLSSL comes from the coding sequence ATGTATCTGCCCAAACACGCTCGCGTTGTGACCATAGGTGATGGCGATTTGAGCTTTTCCCGTGCCCTTCTCGCTCACATTCCTGCCGAACAATTATTGGCGACGACCTATGATGATGAGCATGTACTGAGAGATAAGTACGCGATTAATGCGTTAGACGATTTGAAAAAAGCGGGCGTGGCGACTTTGCATGGCATAGATATAACAAGTGGCAACTCTTTAGCCGAGTTACAGGCATTTGAAGCAGACATCGTCATTTTTAATCACCCCTTGGTGCCTACTCAAAAGAGCTATTCACAATATCAAAAAGAACGCGATAAAAGCGCAAATTTAATGAATCGAAATTTGCTATATCACTTTCTAAAGCACAGCTTCGAAACCATATTAAGCATATCGGGCCTGCGCTTGTGTTACATCACCACAAAATCCGTCAAGCCATACAGTCACTGGCACATAGAAACCAGCCTTTGCCACCAGCAACCCTTTCGTTATTTAGGCCAAGAGCCTTTTGAGGTTTCACTGTTCAAAAACTATCTCGTTCGTAACGTCGATCGTGACAAATGCGTCAAACACGAAGCCAGTGACATTTATGTCTACTCTGACCAAGCGGACCACTCAATCCAGCCTCGGTTAACTAAATTTAAATACACTGCGGATAATCACTGTCCTTTGTGCAGAAAAGGGCCGTTTGAAAACGAGAGCGACTGGGCACTGCATTGCAATACCCGAATTCACAAAGCTCAACAGCAATACAGTGACGCGTGGTTTCGTCACTTAAGCTCTTTGTAA
- a CDS encoding CPBP family intramembrane glutamic endopeptidase has product MDPVSSPQVNSQDTMRDKLDKPLENLSSSTVVFPTARKVIVILFLVGVCFGVFHEIVISKLFNAEYSFAFEMVLGDLAYIVALAFLFHNSNISYSYFLNVPTKPLPVKLMFNWTLFLMCLSYAAYYVLWLPISYVVPDFVQSILSLTVDIFPSFESGEVSVLASVVMFIVLVITAPLFEELLFRGLLLRRWMTKYSRTKAILLSSALFGILHVDPLGAFFFAVAMCLMYLHTGSLWVTVACHALNNFVVWLIVYTDTFLIEFLTLPSVDTIQANWHRGLTFVLLSAAWYLSIKRSSHDPMKLRYQIQ; this is encoded by the coding sequence ATGGACCCGGTATCTTCCCCTCAAGTTAACTCGCAAGATACAATGCGAGATAAATTAGATAAACCACTTGAGAATCTCTCCAGTAGCACCGTTGTATTTCCTACTGCCAGAAAAGTCATTGTTATTCTTTTTTTGGTTGGTGTTTGTTTTGGCGTATTTCATGAAATCGTCATCTCTAAACTATTTAATGCTGAATATAGCTTTGCGTTTGAGATGGTGTTGGGTGACTTGGCTTATATTGTGGCATTGGCATTTTTGTTTCATAACTCCAACATCTCATATTCCTATTTTTTAAACGTCCCAACTAAGCCACTTCCTGTCAAGTTGATGTTCAATTGGACGTTATTTTTAATGTGTTTGTCTTACGCAGCCTATTATGTTTTGTGGCTTCCAATCAGCTATGTGGTGCCTGACTTCGTACAATCTATTCTGTCACTCACGGTTGACATATTCCCCTCATTTGAGAGTGGTGAAGTATCTGTTTTAGCGAGTGTTGTTATGTTTATCGTTCTTGTGATTACTGCACCGCTGTTTGAAGAGCTACTGTTTCGGGGCTTGCTACTCAGACGTTGGATGACAAAATATTCCAGAACCAAAGCCATTTTGTTATCGTCCGCGCTATTTGGTATTTTGCACGTTGATCCCCTTGGAGCCTTTTTCTTTGCGGTCGCCATGTGTCTGATGTACTTGCACACGGGGTCACTGTGGGTAACGGTTGCCTGTCATGCGTTGAATAACTTTGTTGTATGGCTAATTGTTTATACAGACACTTTTTTAATTGAGTTTTTGACGCTGCCATCGGTCGACACTATTCAGGCAAACTGGCATCGAGGCCTTACGTTTGTTTTGTTGAGTGCCGCTTGGTACCTGAGCATAAAACGCTCGTCTCATGATCCAATGAAGCTGAGATACCAGATTCAGTAA
- a CDS encoding RraA family protein has product MNALNDIPFDSLSPTDYANVMPRCQFIDHSIQPLLSPTPRVSGPAFTVQLTPGDHLMMHVAIYQAPPGSIIVVDGVNCDFAVAGGNVCAVAQQRGIKGFVVNGVIRDVEEVREMGFAVFAKGVFPVPGGKNHLLPLNQPIQCGGVKVAPGDIIVADVEGIAVLPSAQAEQIFDKANQKAQKEQQMTLEQWRANHEQRIAEAVAKAQKNVAQ; this is encoded by the coding sequence ATGAACGCATTAAACGACATTCCTTTTGATTCGCTGTCACCAACGGATTACGCCAACGTGATGCCACGTTGTCAGTTTATCGACCATTCTATTCAACCTTTGTTGTCACCTACACCAAGAGTGAGCGGGCCTGCGTTTACAGTTCAGTTGACGCCGGGCGATCATTTAATGATGCATGTTGCTATTTATCAAGCACCGCCAGGCTCGATTATAGTGGTTGATGGTGTTAACTGTGACTTTGCCGTCGCCGGTGGAAATGTTTGTGCGGTAGCCCAACAACGCGGAATAAAAGGTTTTGTGGTTAATGGAGTAATAAGGGACGTAGAAGAAGTCAGAGAAATGGGCTTTGCGGTTTTTGCCAAAGGTGTGTTTCCGGTCCCTGGGGGGAAAAACCACTTGTTACCTCTTAACCAACCGATTCAATGCGGTGGTGTAAAGGTTGCTCCAGGCGATATTATCGTCGCGGATGTTGAGGGTATTGCTGTATTGCCGTCTGCTCAAGCCGAGCAAATATTTGATAAGGCCAATCAAAAAGCCCAAAAAGAACAACAAATGACTCTAGAGCAATGGCGAGCGAACCATGAGCAGCGTATTGCTGAAGCTGTTGCTAAAGCACAAAAGAACGTCGCTCAGTAA
- a CDS encoding type II toxin-antitoxin system RelE family toxin, which produces MTYKLKFLPLAKKEWDKLAEPLKKQFKNKLAERLENPHVPSDKLRGYESVYKIKLRTAGYRLAYEVLDNEVVVYVLAVGKRDKNAIYKKLASRME; this is translated from the coding sequence ATGACTTATAAGTTAAAGTTTCTTCCATTAGCTAAAAAAGAATGGGATAAATTAGCTGAGCCACTTAAAAAGCAATTTAAAAATAAACTTGCTGAAAGATTAGAAAACCCTCATGTACCGTCAGACAAACTAAGAGGATATGAATCAGTCTATAAGATCAAACTACGTACAGCAGGTTATCGATTAGCTTATGAAGTCCTCGATAATGAAGTCGTAGTATACGTATTAGCTGTAGGAAAGCGTGATAAAAATGCTATTTATAAAAAGTTAGCATCTCGCATGGAGTAG
- a CDS encoding OmpA family protein: MTKNNKRAPKFKQTRPSVVVATALFGAVMTSTVSANESTQDQKWPYAQGFYIGGQLGHAKTDTSADNLNSLYNAAGLNSQSTDVDKSDLGYSLFVGYRFNEHWAVEGGYQDLGDRSVSFSGSTTNPNAYYNLAEEVYPETADGLSLSVLGSIPFDNGLTLTGKLGYFDWEMDAVSTELSGTNMQRPGASSRKDSGAWYGVEVGYHIEYDLQTYVSLQHIPLQDDDVNVISVGLRFWFDDKPAYRPAKPAPASIAKPKPVVEQAPIAPQPNVEKAKVEKPKDTDGDGVFDSEDKCAATPSTHKVDAKGCSQFVMKPVDMKVVILYANNSSEIDKKYFDKLADLASFIKKYNVDSLNVVGHTSASGSAAYNQKLSERRAQSVAQFLTERFGIDPKVIKPVGKGESEPVSEDPSLNRRMEVYIKSDVKMPVLKS; this comes from the coding sequence ATGACTAAAAACAACAAGCGCGCACCCAAATTTAAACAAACTAGGCCATCGGTAGTCGTCGCTACGGCATTATTTGGCGCAGTAATGACTTCTACTGTGTCAGCAAATGAGTCGACTCAAGATCAGAAATGGCCATACGCTCAAGGCTTTTATATTGGTGGCCAGCTTGGCCACGCTAAAACGGACACAAGCGCTGATAACCTTAACAGTTTGTACAATGCTGCTGGGCTTAATTCACAATCGACAGACGTCGATAAGTCTGATTTAGGTTATAGCCTGTTTGTAGGTTACCGCTTTAACGAACACTGGGCAGTAGAAGGTGGATATCAAGACCTTGGTGATCGTTCTGTAAGCTTTTCGGGTTCTACTACAAACCCAAATGCTTATTACAATTTGGCTGAAGAAGTGTATCCAGAAACGGCTGATGGGTTATCCCTGAGTGTATTGGGCAGTATTCCGTTCGATAACGGCCTTACGCTAACAGGTAAGTTAGGCTATTTTGACTGGGAAATGGATGCGGTAAGTACCGAGCTGTCGGGTACCAATATGCAACGTCCAGGAGCTTCAAGTAGAAAAGATTCAGGTGCTTGGTATGGTGTTGAAGTTGGATACCATATCGAGTACGACTTACAAACTTATGTCAGTTTGCAGCATATTCCGCTTCAAGATGATGACGTAAATGTTATTTCAGTGGGTCTTCGTTTTTGGTTTGATGATAAGCCAGCTTATCGCCCAGCTAAGCCAGCCCCTGCCTCTATAGCTAAACCTAAGCCTGTTGTAGAACAAGCACCAATTGCGCCTCAACCAAATGTAGAAAAAGCAAAAGTAGAAAAACCAAAAGATACCGATGGTGACGGCGTTTTCGATTCCGAAGATAAATGTGCGGCAACACCATCGACTCATAAAGTTGATGCGAAGGGGTGTAGTCAGTTTGTAATGAAACCAGTGGATATGAAAGTGGTAATTCTTTACGCGAACAATAGCTCAGAAATCGACAAAAAATACTTTGATAAACTAGCGGATTTAGCGAGCTTTATTAAAAAATACAATGTTGACTCACTAAATGTCGTTGGTCATACATCGGCCTCGGGTTCTGCTGCTTACAATCAGAAGTTGTCAGAACGCCGAGCTCAGTCTGTTGCCCAATTTTTAACAGAACGTTTTGGAATTGACCCTAAGGTAATTAAACCGGTTGGTAAAGGTGAGTCCGAACCAGTTAGTGAAGATCCAAGCCTCAACCGACGCATGGAAGTTTACATTAAATCAGATGTAAAAATGCCAGTGCTGAAAAGTTAG
- a CDS encoding GNAT family N-acetyltransferase — MDKNRVLAGEHLFDTERLTVRQLTLNDRQFMFDLLNSDGFKQNIADRGIDTLDKAEGEILQRYTLQYPKLGFFVVTKQDDGTAIGGVTLIQRDYLDVPDIGYAFLEKFGGQGYALEASRGLLEWAVDQNAYQKLCAITLPSNHRSINLLNKLGFEFIDVRPLGEPPIPESYFEYAVKSGV; from the coding sequence ATGGATAAAAACAGAGTTTTAGCGGGCGAACATTTGTTTGACACCGAGCGTTTAACCGTAAGACAACTTACCTTGAATGACCGACAGTTTATGTTTGATCTGTTAAATTCTGACGGGTTTAAACAAAACATAGCGGACCGAGGCATCGATACCCTCGATAAAGCCGAGGGCGAAATCCTTCAGCGTTATACTCTGCAATATCCCAAGCTTGGCTTTTTTGTGGTAACCAAGCAAGACGATGGCACTGCGATTGGCGGTGTCACACTGATCCAACGAGACTACCTAGACGTGCCAGATATTGGCTATGCCTTCTTAGAAAAGTTTGGTGGACAGGGCTATGCCTTAGAGGCAAGCCGTGGTCTGTTGGAATGGGCCGTAGATCAAAATGCCTACCAAAAGCTCTGTGCTATCACCCTGCCGTCTAATCACAGGTCGATAAACCTACTTAACAAACTAGGCTTTGAGTTTATTGATGTTCGCCCATTAGGTGAGCCCCCTATTCCTGAGTCTTACTTTGAATACGCTGTAAAAAGCGGAGTGTAA
- the dld gene encoding D-lactate dehydrogenase yields MTQNKPMTTQQQQLVTTLKAVLKPHQLKLQAADTQHFRTGWRSGQGDAFAVVFPDTLLQFWRVLEVCVDADVIMIIQGANTGLTEGSTPSGTDYDRDIVIINTLAMNQLIMLPKQAKQHQIISFPGATLHTLEQTLKPLGRTPHSVIGSSCLGASIIGGVANNSGGALVKRGPAYTEYALFARVDEQGQLELVNHLGIDLGTTPEQILTNLQNYADLEAPNAQAQNLRVTNNTNKASASDYIDILRDVNADTPTRFNADPSRLYEASGCAGKVAVFAVRLDTFEQPKQEQTFYIGTNAPNTLTQLRRHILTKFKNLPEVGEYFHRDMFDVANQFGKDTFLSVSKLGTDRLPKLFELKTKLDRWANRMPLLPNNLSDKIMQSFSRFFPQHLPSRLLSFHQQFDHHLILKMSDDGIEEAKSFLTEFFADNSGAYFVCDKVETDSAYLHRFVAAGAAMRYQAINEHKVGEVLALDIALKRNDTDWFETLPIHIADKIDKALYYGHFFCYVFHQDYILKKGVNAEQVKKDLLAFLDTRGAKYPAEHNVGHLYDAEQQLKAFYQNLDPTNRFNPGIGNTSKHRRQCGC; encoded by the coding sequence ATGACGCAAAATAAACCTATGACCACTCAGCAACAACAATTAGTCACAACACTCAAAGCAGTGCTCAAGCCACACCAATTGAAATTACAGGCGGCTGACACCCAGCACTTTCGGACTGGTTGGCGCTCAGGCCAAGGTGATGCTTTTGCCGTGGTGTTTCCTGATACGTTATTGCAATTTTGGCGAGTATTAGAAGTTTGCGTTGATGCTGACGTTATTATGATCATTCAAGGCGCTAATACTGGTTTAACAGAAGGCTCAACACCAAGTGGTACAGATTACGATCGTGATATCGTCATCATCAATACGCTCGCCATGAACCAGTTAATCATGTTGCCCAAGCAAGCAAAGCAACACCAGATCATAAGTTTTCCTGGTGCGACATTACATACATTAGAACAAACCTTAAAGCCCCTTGGCCGTACGCCTCATTCTGTTATTGGCTCTTCGTGCCTAGGTGCGTCAATTATTGGTGGGGTCGCTAACAACTCAGGTGGCGCACTGGTTAAACGAGGGCCAGCCTATACCGAATATGCTCTATTTGCTCGCGTAGATGAACAAGGTCAACTTGAGTTAGTTAATCACCTTGGTATTGATCTAGGCACTACGCCAGAACAAATCCTGACCAATTTGCAGAATTATGCCGACCTCGAAGCACCAAATGCTCAGGCTCAGAATCTAAGAGTCACCAATAATACAAATAAAGCCAGTGCGTCCGACTATATTGACATTCTTCGTGATGTTAACGCTGACACCCCTACTAGGTTTAATGCAGATCCAAGTCGTTTATATGAAGCGAGTGGCTGTGCTGGAAAAGTTGCCGTGTTTGCGGTTCGGCTCGATACCTTTGAGCAGCCAAAACAAGAACAAACATTTTACATAGGGACCAACGCCCCTAATACGCTTACACAACTTCGCCGTCACATATTAACGAAATTTAAAAACCTGCCAGAGGTTGGCGAATACTTTCATCGAGATATGTTTGATGTTGCTAACCAATTTGGCAAAGATACCTTTTTAAGTGTGTCAAAACTTGGCACCGACAGACTGCCCAAACTATTTGAACTAAAAACCAAACTAGACCGCTGGGCTAATCGAATGCCATTACTGCCAAATAACTTGAGTGACAAAATCATGCAGTCATTCAGTCGGTTTTTTCCTCAGCACCTCCCCTCGCGCCTGTTAAGTTTTCATCAGCAATTCGACCATCACCTCATTTTGAAAATGAGTGACGACGGAATAGAAGAAGCCAAGTCGTTTCTTACCGAGTTTTTTGCCGACAACTCAGGTGCTTACTTCGTTTGTGATAAAGTCGAAACTGATAGTGCGTATTTACATCGCTTTGTCGCTGCAGGTGCAGCGATGCGATATCAAGCCATCAATGAACACAAGGTCGGTGAGGTCCTTGCGTTAGATATTGCCCTCAAACGAAATGACACCGATTGGTTTGAAACCCTGCCCATACACATCGCAGATAAGATAGACAAAGCTTTGTATTATGGGCACTTCTTTTGTTATGTGTTTCATCAAGACTACATTCTTAAAAAAGGCGTTAATGCAGAGCAAGTCAAAAAAGACCTACTGGCATTTTTAGATACTCGTGGTGCCAAATATCCAGCAGAGCACAACGTGGGGCATTTATATGATGCAGAACAACAGCTTAAAGCGTTTTATCAAAACCTCGACCCAACCAATCGCTTTAATCCAGGCATAGGGAATACCAGTAAACACAGACGCCAATGTGGGTGTTAA
- a CDS encoding lipocalin family protein has protein sequence MKKYLLSIAFLLTACTGVPDKVTPVNNFDLNRYLGTWYEVARLDHSFERGLSQITATYSLKDDGGVRVLNKGYDVEEKEWREAEGKAYFVDASDVGHLKVSFFGPFYGSYVVFELDQEEYQYAFVSGPDTSYLWFLSRTPEVSPELMNKFKTLAKEKGFDTSKLIFVEH, from the coding sequence GTGAAAAAGTACCTATTATCCATTGCATTTTTGTTAACGGCTTGCACTGGCGTGCCAGATAAGGTGACGCCTGTAAACAACTTCGACCTTAATAGATATTTGGGTACTTGGTACGAAGTAGCAAGACTCGACCATTCCTTCGAACGTGGACTCAGTCAAATTACAGCAACCTACTCACTCAAGGACGATGGTGGTGTACGTGTCCTCAACAAAGGGTATGACGTTGAAGAAAAAGAATGGCGCGAAGCCGAAGGCAAAGCGTATTTTGTCGATGCTTCAGATGTAGGCCACTTAAAAGTATCGTTTTTTGGGCCATTTTATGGCTCATACGTAGTATTTGAATTAGACCAAGAGGAGTATCAATATGCTTTTGTGTCTGGCCCAGATACCAGCTATTTGTGGTTTTTATCTCGTACGCCAGAGGTATCTCCCGAGCTCATGAACAAATTTAAAACACTTGCCAAAGAAAAAGGATTCGATACTTCAAAGCTTATATTCGTCGAACATTAA
- a CDS encoding nuclear transport factor 2 family protein, with amino-acid sequence MQRFNLATLLVVLTTFTVSVFSNDTLANQSKPDLKGFAQLYFDRMTATQMPNADSAALESYLSLLTDDVGHSHLPWVKDDSRLPSGKADMRKGMTFYLGAHDKYEAELLDVFTFNDSAVAIRYKNYAKGIHPQNNQPIEYSQVMMEVLELEDGKVAVIRKYHE; translated from the coding sequence ATGCAACGATTTAACTTGGCAACACTTTTGGTGGTATTGACCACTTTCACGGTTTCGGTATTTTCCAACGATACTCTAGCAAACCAATCCAAACCTGATCTAAAAGGCTTTGCGCAGCTTTACTTTGATAGGATGACTGCGACGCAAATGCCTAACGCAGACAGTGCGGCACTTGAATCCTATTTGTCACTTTTGACTGACGATGTAGGTCACTCGCATTTACCTTGGGTCAAAGATGATTCGCGCTTACCTAGTGGTAAGGCCGATATGCGTAAAGGCATGACTTTTTATTTGGGAGCACATGATAAGTATGAGGCCGAGCTCCTCGATGTGTTTACTTTCAATGACTCAGCGGTTGCTATCCGCTACAAAAACTACGCTAAAGGCATTCATCCACAAAACAATCAACCGATTGAATACAGCCAAGTCATGATGGAAGTACTAGAGCTTGAAGATGGCAAAGTTGCCGTGATACGTAAATATCACGAGTAA
- a CDS encoding PEP-CTERM sorting domain-containing protein, whose product MFKQLTKKLCVTACFLASGVANAALIVIDSSSEFVVPEDVSSISVLAIGGGGAGAGSHWGGGGSGYLAGGVFSVSEGDIFNVTIGQGGQAAACAGNSCYGDSGTATMFGDLLTADGGIALSSFFTRGGAGGSGGGGAGNMGFGGAGGTGGSDGVDGRSYLGGLGQGTEIWNSLLTLITEATVTAGSGGAASAGSHSGGGGGGGILIDGIGLLGGQGNSQSFAAGEGGFGYGAGGGSGGYNGVYQVGGSGANGVAIVQYNSVAVSEPPMFAILALGVAGLMVRRRKAQ is encoded by the coding sequence GTGTTTAAACAACTAACCAAAAAGCTATGTGTTACAGCGTGCTTTTTAGCAAGCGGTGTAGCTAATGCAGCATTAATTGTAATTGATTCATCATCTGAATTTGTTGTTCCGGAAGACGTAAGTAGCATATCCGTATTAGCGATTGGAGGCGGCGGAGCAGGCGCTGGTTCGCATTGGGGCGGAGGCGGCAGTGGCTATCTCGCCGGAGGTGTTTTTAGTGTCTCTGAAGGCGATATTTTCAATGTTACTATTGGACAAGGTGGACAAGCTGCGGCATGTGCTGGCAATTCTTGTTATGGTGATTCAGGAACAGCAACTATGTTTGGCGACCTGTTGACTGCCGACGGTGGTATTGCTTTATCCTCTTTCTTTACGAGAGGAGGTGCAGGTGGCTCGGGAGGCGGAGGTGCCGGTAATATGGGTTTCGGTGGCGCTGGTGGAACAGGTGGTTCTGACGGTGTAGATGGCAGAAGTTATTTGGGTGGATTAGGTCAAGGAACTGAAATCTGGAATTCCCTATTAACTCTTATCACTGAGGCAACAGTTACAGCAGGTTCTGGCGGAGCAGCGTCGGCCGGGAGTCATTCCGGTGGCGGCGGTGGCGGCGGTATCCTAATTGATGGTATTGGTTTACTCGGCGGTCAAGGGAATAGTCAAAGCTTTGCAGCTGGAGAAGGGGGCTTCGGTTATGGTGCAGGAGGAGGCTCCGGTGGTTATAACGGAGTTTATCAAGTAGGAGGCTCTGGTGCTAACGGTGTTGCTATAGTTCAATACAATAGTGTGGCCGTATCAGAACCTCCAATGTTCGCTATACTTGCCCTTGGTGTAGCAGGCTTAATGGTAAGGCGCAGAAAGGCGCAATAA
- a CDS encoding type II toxin-antitoxin system Phd/YefM family antitoxin produces the protein MRQVLADCSASISELKKNPTALLNEADGAAIAILNHNKPAAYLVPAETYEWLMSVVDDYELAKVVEKRRSDLSNAIEVNLDDL, from the coding sequence ATGAGGCAAGTTTTAGCTGACTGTTCAGCAAGTATTTCTGAACTAAAAAAGAACCCTACTGCTTTACTGAATGAGGCGGATGGAGCTGCAATTGCAATATTAAATCACAATAAACCTGCTGCATATCTGGTTCCTGCAGAAACTTATGAGTGGTTAATGAGTGTTGTCGATGATTACGAGTTAGCAAAAGTGGTAGAAAAGCGTCGCTCTGATCTATCAAACGCAATTGAAGTTAACTTAGATGACTTATAA